A region from the Candidatus Hydrogenedentota bacterium genome encodes:
- a CDS encoding acyltransferase: MNTFVRRYRYWKNSRKFTKVGKKCRFYGADIEVEGNVEVGDYVHMREHIILRTRYDGKIVLKDRSMVSWYCIIESGGYVEIGENTALAEHVIIRDGTHLIYGTKEHWRFTPHIIKPVIIGPNAWIGSRSYINYGVTIGEGAVIGVGSIVTKNVGPYEVWAGAPARYVAHRTDDVPPQKLAEAQELLAKHGVRPDRRMEDL, translated from the coding sequence ATGAATACATTCGTAAGGCGGTATCGTTATTGGAAGAATTCCCGGAAGTTTACGAAGGTGGGGAAGAAGTGCCGGTTTTATGGCGCTGATATTGAAGTCGAGGGAAACGTGGAAGTGGGTGACTACGTCCACATGCGCGAGCACATCATCCTCCGTACTCGCTACGACGGCAAGATCGTCTTAAAGGACCGGAGCATGGTCTCCTGGTATTGCATTATCGAGTCAGGAGGATACGTTGAAATCGGCGAGAATACGGCACTGGCCGAGCATGTCATCATTCGCGATGGAACGCATCTTATCTACGGCACCAAGGAGCATTGGCGGTTTACACCGCACATTATCAAGCCGGTAATCATTGGGCCAAACGCGTGGATCGGCAGCCGCTCTTACATCAACTACGGCGTAACCATTGGCGAAGGGGCAGTGATTGGCGTGGGCAGTATCGTGACGAAAAACGTGGGTCCCTACGAGGTCTGGGCGGGCGCGCCCGCGCGCTACGTTGCTCATCGCACGGATGACGTGCCGCCGCAAAAGCTGGCTGAAGCTCAGGAATTACTCGCAAAGCACGGTGTGCGGCCCGATAGGAGAATGGAGGACTTGTAG
- a CDS encoding DUF1080 domain-containing protein, with product MKASVALSLLCVMSQTAFAQTISVNPNKHVGRVDPLLYGQFLEHIYKSVVDGLWGQLVRGPSFEEAPMTLGKEWNTPSGNWRFDGAELLCEGSGPDAQITTGDPAWTDYDFSVDARKEGGAEGFLILFRAKDADNFYWWNLGGWGNTYSAVEHEVGGSRSLVEGTRTDTRIESNRWYRINVSVKGARVTCSLDGQVLTSFDTTTNPAGFIGLGSWSTDVRYRNAKVVAGDRTLFEMKGVAPETNTLCRMWRVEPADSSARVTWSDQEPLNSARCQRIVADGKGGGIAQDGLCVEAGVKYIGSLWLRGNGEVTVSLQTGDDVQEQHFTINGDEWTEQPLTFVPDISSDAATLSIRLDTSGDITVDQCTLHRSGTPYRQSIFEAVEGIRPTFIRWPGGCFAERYRWKDGIGAPSQRVTKPNYAWGNLDPNSFGTLEFLEMCEELDSEPVLVLNIGQHESPDRTQDYVKEALEWFDYCNGDVSTEFGALRAAHGHPEPFKVRYWEIGNETWGLGPQGYVERLKPFAEALRARDANVKILVCGSGGHDLNWNKTIIESAADYADFISVHQYMEGPFDAEMRDGVVYPEFLGKTAALIATSKNPSMKIAVTEWNQQSIRLRTGLYAGLVLNGFERLGDVVTMSCPALFIRNVDAPSWNNAFINHDGCKAFVAPNYLVMKMYRDNFASVRVECEAPESLNAIATWDSETDDVILKVVNPSPTDDVTATISIKGRNTLQFRKWTVWSPTIDDENSLELPDKIKIEMSFSTPAVRFPAHSVVVLRSVTGWEGKTIEEITEDVL from the coding sequence ATGAAAGCCTCCGTTGCATTGTCCCTTTTGTGCGTCATGAGCCAAACCGCGTTCGCACAGACAATCAGCGTGAACCCCAACAAGCACGTTGGGCGTGTTGATCCCCTTCTGTACGGTCAGTTCCTGGAGCACATCTACAAATCGGTCGTCGACGGTCTTTGGGGACAATTGGTTCGTGGCCCGAGCTTCGAAGAAGCACCCATGACCTTGGGCAAAGAATGGAACACTCCGAGCGGGAATTGGCGATTCGACGGCGCGGAATTGCTGTGCGAAGGCAGCGGCCCCGATGCGCAAATAACAACCGGCGATCCAGCGTGGACCGATTATGATTTCTCGGTGGATGCGCGCAAGGAAGGCGGAGCGGAAGGATTCCTCATTCTGTTTCGCGCCAAGGACGCAGACAATTTCTATTGGTGGAACCTCGGCGGGTGGGGCAACACGTACTCCGCCGTGGAGCATGAAGTTGGCGGCAGCCGCTCCTTAGTTGAAGGCACGCGCACAGATACGCGTATCGAAAGCAACCGCTGGTATCGCATTAATGTTTCGGTGAAGGGGGCGCGCGTAACCTGCTCGCTGGATGGACAAGTGCTGACGTCGTTCGATACGACTACAAATCCGGCAGGCTTTATTGGACTCGGTAGTTGGTCAACGGATGTGCGCTATCGCAACGCCAAGGTCGTTGCAGGCGATCGCACGTTGTTTGAGATGAAAGGTGTTGCACCTGAGACGAACACCTTGTGCCGTATGTGGCGCGTCGAACCTGCGGACAGTTCCGCGCGTGTGACGTGGTCGGACCAGGAGCCGCTGAACAGTGCGCGGTGTCAGCGTATTGTTGCCGATGGCAAAGGCGGAGGAATTGCCCAGGACGGTCTCTGTGTTGAAGCGGGCGTGAAATACATCGGATCGCTTTGGTTGCGCGGGAACGGTGAAGTAACCGTGAGTTTGCAGACCGGCGATGACGTACAGGAACAGCACTTCACGATCAACGGAGACGAATGGACGGAGCAGCCGCTCACATTCGTACCGGACATTTCGTCGGATGCGGCAACTCTGTCTATTAGGCTCGATACATCCGGTGATATTACGGTCGACCAGTGTACGCTCCATCGTTCAGGCACTCCCTACCGTCAGTCAATCTTTGAAGCCGTTGAAGGGATTCGTCCCACGTTTATTCGGTGGCCGGGGGGCTGCTTTGCTGAACGATATCGATGGAAGGACGGTATTGGGGCTCCATCTCAGCGTGTGACGAAACCAAACTACGCGTGGGGAAATCTGGACCCGAACAGTTTTGGCACGCTGGAGTTCCTCGAGATGTGCGAGGAACTCGATAGCGAGCCTGTACTCGTTCTCAATATCGGCCAACATGAGAGTCCCGACAGAACTCAGGACTACGTCAAAGAGGCGCTGGAGTGGTTCGACTACTGCAACGGAGACGTCTCCACCGAATTTGGCGCGCTGCGTGCGGCGCATGGACATCCGGAGCCCTTTAAGGTCAGATACTGGGAGATAGGAAACGAGACGTGGGGACTAGGACCGCAAGGTTATGTTGAGCGTCTTAAGCCCTTTGCTGAAGCGCTTCGCGCGCGCGATGCCAACGTGAAGATTCTGGTCTGCGGCAGTGGAGGCCACGATCTGAACTGGAATAAGACCATTATCGAGTCGGCTGCTGACTACGCGGACTTCATTTCTGTGCATCAATATATGGAGGGACCGTTTGACGCAGAGATGCGAGACGGTGTCGTGTATCCTGAGTTTTTAGGCAAGACAGCCGCGCTCATCGCTACGAGCAAGAACCCTTCCATGAAGATTGCGGTAACGGAATGGAATCAACAATCTATCCGTCTTCGCACGGGGCTCTATGCGGGCCTCGTTTTGAATGGATTCGAGCGGCTCGGCGACGTCGTAACCATGAGTTGCCCGGCCCTATTTATACGCAATGTCGATGCACCCTCATGGAACAATGCTTTCATTAATCACGACGGGTGCAAGGCTTTTGTGGCGCCGAACTATCTCGTAATGAAGATGTACCGAGACAATTTCGCGAGCGTTCGCGTCGAATGCGAGGCCCCGGAATCGCTCAATGCCATTGCAACCTGGGACAGCGAAACCGACGACGTAATCCTGAAGGTTGTCAATCCTTCGCCGACTGATGATGTGACCGCGACAATTTCCATCAAAGGCCGCAACACCCTTCAATTCAGGAAGTGGACAGTGTGGTCTCCAACTATCGATGACGAGAATAGTCTTGAACTGCCTGACAAGATCAAGATTGAAATGTCGTTTAGTACCCCGGCAGTCCGTTTCCCGGCGCACTCGGTGGTTGTGTTGCGCTCGGTGACTGGGTGGGAAGGAAAGACGATCGAGGAGATTACCGAAGACGTCCTATAA
- a CDS encoding DUF2905 domain-containing protein, protein MQDFAKLLIVVGVLVTVAGVLLYFGGKVNYFGLGRLPGDIRIERENFKFYFPLGTSILISIILSAVLYLIGRLR, encoded by the coding sequence ATCCAGGATTTTGCGAAACTACTGATTGTTGTCGGCGTGCTCGTAACGGTGGCGGGTGTCCTCCTGTATTTCGGAGGTAAAGTGAACTACTTCGGACTTGGGCGCCTGCCAGGCGACATTCGCATCGAGAGGGAGAATTTCAAGTTCTACTTCCCCCTGGGCACCTCAATCTTGATTAGCATAATTCTGTCGGCAGTCCTCTACCTTATAGGACGTCTTCGGTAA
- the yhbY gene encoding ribosome assembly RNA-binding protein YhbY: MTQLNSQQRRYLRSLAHHLEPSVYVGKQGITDPVVQSVAEALAAHELIKVRFVDRKDEKKELTEELASRSDSAIAGIIGNIAILYRQNEDPDKRRIEFED; this comes from the coding sequence ATGACTCAGCTCAACAGCCAACAACGCCGCTACTTGCGAAGTCTGGCCCACCACTTGGAACCCAGCGTCTATGTTGGCAAGCAGGGTATCACCGACCCGGTCGTTCAGTCGGTAGCCGAAGCACTTGCCGCCCACGAATTAATCAAGGTGCGTTTTGTCGACCGTAAGGACGAGAAGAAGGAACTCACGGAAGAACTCGCTTCGCGATCTGACAGCGCTATCGCCGGGATCATCGGTAATATCGCGATTCTATACCGTCAAAATGAAGACCCAGATAAGCGGCGTATTGAATTTGAAGACTGA
- a CDS encoding type II secretion system F family protein: protein MPAFTYVARARDGSRRRGTITADNRQAVMRNLQNQGLLPETVQEKGKSSGPRRDARVKPAEILVFTRQLSTIVNAGLPLLQGLEILAEQTEDVRFAGVLREIGADVEGGESFSDALRKHPRVFADLYVSMVRAGEASGNLDNVLLQLADYLESMEELKRRIRAAMTYPVVAFSMILLIAAGLIIWVVPQFAEIFSSFDRALPAPTQLLITISEILRSWKVFVVIALAIAAVIGIRAYGATPVGRYNLDAIKLRLPVFGKMLRKVAISRFARTLSTLTRSGVAILAALEIVERTAGNEVFARAVRKAGDSVRGGETLAEPLARSGEFPAMVTRMIGVGEKTGALEQMLSKISDFYDSEVKAAVDALTSLIEPLLILMMGIVVGGIVIALFMPILQLSSLVQT, encoded by the coding sequence ATGCCAGCCTTTACTTATGTAGCTCGGGCGCGGGATGGCAGTCGACGTCGGGGGACCATTACGGCAGATAACCGGCAGGCCGTGATGCGCAATCTTCAGAATCAAGGTCTCTTACCGGAGACGGTTCAGGAGAAGGGGAAGAGTTCAGGCCCACGACGCGACGCGCGCGTAAAGCCCGCGGAAATCCTAGTCTTCACCAGACAGTTGTCGACGATTGTTAATGCAGGTCTGCCGCTGCTTCAAGGGTTGGAGATTCTCGCGGAGCAGACTGAAGACGTTCGGTTTGCCGGCGTTCTGCGAGAGATCGGTGCGGATGTGGAGGGCGGTGAATCTTTCTCAGACGCTCTGCGCAAACATCCACGCGTGTTCGCGGATCTCTACGTGAGCATGGTGCGAGCAGGTGAAGCTTCAGGTAACTTGGACAATGTGCTGTTGCAGTTGGCCGACTACTTGGAATCGATGGAAGAATTGAAGCGGCGCATTCGCGCGGCCATGACGTACCCGGTCGTTGCATTCTCAATGATTCTGTTGATTGCGGCCGGTTTGATTATCTGGGTTGTCCCGCAGTTCGCTGAGATCTTTTCGAGCTTCGACCGCGCGTTGCCTGCACCGACGCAATTGCTGATTACGATCAGCGAAATCCTTCGAAGCTGGAAGGTATTTGTTGTCATTGCCCTTGCGATAGCTGCCGTGATTGGTATTCGTGCGTATGGAGCAACACCCGTAGGCCGATACAATCTGGACGCGATTAAACTGCGCTTGCCGGTGTTCGGAAAGATGTTGCGCAAAGTCGCCATCAGCCGTTTTGCCCGCACGTTGAGCACTCTGACTCGAAGCGGCGTCGCCATACTTGCGGCGCTCGAGATTGTGGAGCGGACGGCCGGCAACGAGGTTTTTGCGCGCGCGGTGCGTAAAGCAGGCGACAGTGTTCGAGGCGGTGAGACCCTGGCAGAACCTCTGGCGCGTAGCGGAGAATTCCCCGCGATGGTCACGCGTATGATTGGCGTGGGTGAGAAGACAGGCGCGCTCGAGCAGATGCTTTCGAAGATTTCCGATTTCTACGATTCTGAAGTGAAAGCCGCTGTTGATGCCCTCACCAGCCTGATTGAGCCTTTGCTTATCCTCATGATGGGTATTGTCGTGGGTGGTATCGTTATCGCGTTGTTCATGCCGATTCTCCAACTCTCCAGCTTGGTCCAGACGTAG